The DNA sequence catattatttcttcttctcaCTGCTTCTTTCTCATTAAATGGTAGAGTGCATTCTgtagtcttcttctaatctatcTGTTGTCAACTTCATATTGTGGAAAACTACAGTTGTTAGGCAAAATGAGACATTTTCTTCCACCAGTGCCCATTTTCAGCAAGATATgctatttatttaattttctggAGTGTGATTTGTCTTTTTGTTTGAGGAATGGATGGTTCTGTAAATTGCACTGGATGATCCAATTTTCCTACTCATTTGGCTTTCAAAGTTGTTTTTCGCTAGACAACTTTGTAAAAATAGAAATAATACATCAGAAGTAAATATAGTGGTTAGAGGAGGGACAATGTTAATTATTGGGGTGGAAGATACTGGGTTGAAGATGGAGAGTATATATAAAGAGTATATGTGTCTTTTCTAGCTAATTTATAATATACCAAAAGGAAACTTTTTCTAACTTGTAACTTTGGAAGGTTGTTGAAAACGGTAGCAAATAGCATTTTGGAAATAATTCTACGGAAAAGAGCAGCTCGGTGCATGGGCTCTCACCAATGTACGGTCTGGGTtttaaaaaatagtatttttaattTCATTAATTGATATTTTTAGAAATGATTTTAGATTTTCTTAGTTGAGCTACATGTGTTCTGTGTTACAGAAGTCCACCAAGTTGAAAAATGTGGTTTGTGATAATAACCTGTAGCAGTTACCACAGATCATGAATGATTAGTATATACCATTGTTATAAGAGGTGCCTCCCGAGTCTCTTCCTGCTTACGAAATGATTCTGTGGTCTGAGGTTTTGTTAAGATGATTATGTAATGCATCTTGAGGCACTGTTATCATATTGCCTGAGGCCTTTTTCCCCTTTAGTTTTCTTCTATTGAAAGCCTGTCGGGTTATTGTTTTCCTTTATTTTTCTTTACATTAAAATTTGTGTTATATTTTGTTTCAAAAGAAGCTGCAGTATTATTGGTCTTTGgtaatatccatcatttaatttCAGCATATATGATTGAAGTTTTATTTAGTTTTGGTTTGGTCCTATGACTTGATTTCAAACAGTTTGTTATCGCGATTTTTTTGGTGGAGGGTGAGCAGTGGTACTTGAAAAAGATTTATATgatttttaaaatgaaaaatgagtaagtttttgcattttgtcataaaaatattcaacattttttgtttatataattgTATTTAATTATAAAAGCAAAGTATGGATAAGAGTGCCCGGTTAAGAGTTGCCTTTCAACACATTCTGATAGTTTCTACTATTCTGTTGCTGCAGTATCCATGGCCAATGTGCTATTATCATGTTTGATGTCACTGCCCGGTTAACATACAAAAATGTCCCAACATGGCATCGTGATCTATGCAGGTTCTTTTCATGAGATTGAAAACAAACTATTTTATGTTATCTTGTTCCCTTTTATTTGAAAAACATCCTAATTTTCTATTTTGTTGGAAACCAGGGTTTGTGAAAATATTCCAATCGTGCTTTGTGGTAACAAGGTAGATGTGAAGAATAGGCAGGTTAAAGCGAAACAAGTTACATTTCACAGGAAGAAGAACCTTCAATACTATGAAATTTCAGCAAAGAGCAACTATAACTTTGAGAAGCCATTCCTTTATCTTGCTAGGAAACTTGCAGGGTACCTACTAACAAGAACAGTTTTCTTTGTCTAAATCTTCAAACGAGATGTTGATACAAGATTGATCTAGTGTAGAATTTTATTGGCAGGGATCCGAACCTCCATTTTGTTGAATCACCTGCCCTTGCTCCTCCGGAGGTGCAGATTGACCTGGCCGCACAACAACAGTAAGTTCTATCCATAAGCTTGTCATTATTCCTGGATAATGTTTTGTTATCAATATCGACAGTAGAGAATATTAAACTTACGAGCAATAAATACATACTGATGCATAATATGGATTACCCTTGTGTTCCAGACATGAAGCAGAgctagctgcagctgctgctcaACCTCTCCCTGACGACGATGATGATATTTTTGACTAGATTTTTGCTGTAATTAATgtgtagtaaaaaaaaaaaagtattagacATGTTTTGTGTTGAATTCGTCAAAGAAAACATTTCAATCTCTAAATGGCCACTGAGCGAAACTCCTGATTGTTTTCGTACGTGGTAGTTTTGTTGAGTGTGGTTGCTTCATGGACAAAATTACTTTTGATTGCTTTTATTAGCCGTAATGCATTGTCTGCCTCGTTCGTTTAGTGTTACTTGTtgcttgtatgtatatattttgtaCTTCAATAAACCCCTCACCAGAAAACAACTTCTTGAATCACTAATAAAAATTGGATTCAACTTATTTAATAATTTTGAAGAGATATTcgaaattttgaaaatatttacCTTGTGTTTAAATTGATTATGTCTTTTGTAAACATCTTAAAACTAGTTAGAAGATTAAAAATCTTATTTATTGATATTATCAATTATAACTGACAAATAACTCGTCAGTGAAGTATCATTATTCTACATCTTCTCTTTTTACAATTTTAGggactttttcttttttgtgtattGTCATAACATTATCATCTTGTCTAATTACATATTTTTAATGATGAAATGTGAATAAATTAGCTACAAATACAAGTCATCATTAAAAATAGTAATTCAGTGAAGATTTTGTTCATAAATAATAATCATTTTTTTCTTATGACTAATTAGAACTTTATTTCCCAATAAATAAGAACATTCTCTAATTAATTATCTAACTCTAATT is a window from the Musa acuminata AAA Group cultivar baxijiao chromosome BXJ2-1, Cavendish_Baxijiao_AAA, whole genome shotgun sequence genome containing:
- the LOC135583605 gene encoding GTP-binding nuclear protein Ran1B isoform X1, with protein sequence MALPNQQTVDYPNFKLVLVGDGGTGKTTFVKRHLTGEFEKKYEPTIGVEVHPLDFFTNCGKIRFYCWDTAGQEKFGGLRDGYYIHGQCAIIMFDVTARLTYKNVPTWHRDLCRVCENIPIVLCGNKVDVKNRQVKAKQVTFHRKKNLQYYEISAKSNYNFEKPFLYLARKLAGDPNLHFVESPALAPPEVQIDLAAQQQHEAELAAAAAQPLPDDDDDIFD
- the LOC135583605 gene encoding GTP-binding nuclear protein Ran-B1 isoform X2; translation: MALPNQQTVDYPNFKLVLVGDGGTGKTTFVKRHLTGEFEKKYEPTIGVEVHPLDFFTNCGKIRFYCWDTAGQEKFGGLRDGYYIHGQCAIIMFDVTARLTYKNVPTWHRDLCRVCENIPIVLCGNKVDVKNRQVKAKQVTFHRKKNLQYYEISAKSNYNFEKPFLYLARKLAGILLAGIRTSILLNHLPLLLRRCRLTWPHNNNMKQS